Proteins encoded by one window of Melospiza melodia melodia isolate bMelMel2 chromosome 9, bMelMel2.pri, whole genome shotgun sequence:
- the ATOH7 gene encoding transcription factor ATOH7, producing MESGTGCVLRGSSERMESGTGCVLRGSSERMESGTGCVLRGSSERMENAAKRRLAANARERRRMQGLNTAFDRLRKVVPQWGQDKKLSKYETLQMALSYIMALTRILAEAERFSSEREWLSLHCERFHGDGCRQYPAQRAAADSDPYAHRLFSYHPEHFQIAN from the exons ATGGAGAGTGGGACAGGCTGTGTGCTCAGGGGCAGCTCAGAGAGGATGGAGAGTGGGACAGGCTGTGTGCTCAGGGGCAGCTCGGAGAGGATGGAGAGTGGGACAG gctgtgtgCTCAGGGGCAGCTCGGAGAGGATGGAGAACGCTGCCAAGAGGAGGCTGGCTGCCAACGCCCGCGAGCGGCGCCGCATGCAGGGGCTCAACACGGCCTTCGACCGCCTGAGGAAGGTGGTGCCGCAGTGGGGCCAGGACAAGAAGCTGTCCAAGTACGAGACCCTGCAGATGGCCCTGAGCTACATCATGGCTCTGACCAGGATCCTGGCCGAGGCCGAGCGCTTCAGCAGCGAGCGGGAGTGGCTCAGCCTGCACTGTGAGCGCTTCCACGGGGACGGCTGCCGCCAGTACCCGGCTCAGAGAGCCGCGGCCGACAGCGACCCGTACGCGCACAGGCTGTTCAGCTACCACCCCGAGCACTTCCAGATTGCCAACTAG